Proteins found in one Osmerus mordax isolate fOsmMor3 chromosome 20, fOsmMor3.pri, whole genome shotgun sequence genomic segment:
- the fbxw2 gene encoding F-box/WD repeat-containing protein 2 yields MEKAAFEGWLESVSTSFLALSDQQRNQSLDHLISLSGAVQLRHLSNGLEALLKRDFLRLLPLELTFYLLRWLDPQTLLTCCLVCKQWNKVITACTEVWQGVCKDLGWRIDESIQDASHWKGVYLKAKLRMNQLKDQEAFETSSLIGHSARVYALYYKDGLLCTGSDDLSAKLWDVRTGQCIYGIQTHTCAAVKFDEQKLVTGSFDNTIACWEWSTGAKIQQFRGHTGAVFSVDYNDDLDTLVSGSADFTVKVWALSAGACLNTLTGHTEWVTKVLLQKCEVESMMHSPGDYILLSADKYEVKIWPLGREINCKCLKTLTVSEDRSVCLQPRLQFDGRYIVCSSDLGLYQWDFASFDVLRVIKTQDPASLSLLSFGEVFALLFDNSFLYVMDLRTETISGRWPLPAYRKSKRGSSFLAGVTTWLNGLDGINDSGLVFATSMPDHSIHLVLWKENG; encoded by the exons ATGGAGAAGGCGGCCTTCGAGGGGTGGCTGGAGTCCGTCTCCACCTCTTTCCTTGCGCTGAGTGACCAGCAGCGCAACCAATCCCTGGACCACCTCATCTCACTGAGCGGTGCCGTCCAGCTCCGTCACCTGTCCAATGGGCTGGAGGCGCTGCTTAAGCGTGACTTCCTGCGCCTGCTGCCCCTTGAACTCACTTTCTACCTGCTGCGCTGGTTAGACCCACAGACCCTGCTCACCTGCTGCCTGGTGTGCAAGCAGTGGAATAAG GTAATCACCGCCTGTACGGAAGTGTGGCAGGGTGTGTGCAAGGACCTAGGCTGGCGGATTGACGAATCCATCCAGGATGCGTCCCACTGGAAGGGTGTCTACCTCAAGGCAAAGCTGCGCATGAATCAACTAAAGGACCAGGAGGCCTTTGAAACATCCTCGCTCATCGGCCACAGCGCCCGGGTCTACGCGCTCTACTACAAAGACGGCCTTCTCTGCACAG GCTCCGATGACCTTTCAGCCAAATTATGGGATGTCCGCACAGGCCAGTGCATCTACGGCATTCAGACCCACACCTGTGCTGCGGTGAAGTTTGATGAGCAGAAGCTTGTGACTGGGTCCTTTGATAACACCATCGCTTGCTGGGAGTGGAGTACTGGGGCCAAAATCCAGCAATTCCGTGGTCACACGGGGGCAG TGTTCAGCGTGGACTACAATGACGACCTGGACACACTGGTGAGTGGTTCTGCAGACTTCACTGTGAAGGTGTGGGCGCTGTCTGCTGGCGCCTGCCTCAACACGCTGACTGGACACACGGAGTGGGTCACCAAG GTGTTACTGCAGAAGTGTGAAGTAGAATCGATGATGCATAGTCCTGGGGATTATATCCTGTTGAGTGCTGATAAGTATGAAGTCAAG ATTTGGCCtttggggagagagataaactgCAAGTGCTTAAAGACCTTGACTGTGTCAGAGGACCGCAGCGTGTGTTTACAGCCACGCCTGCAATTTGACGGGCGCTACATCGTCTGCAGCTCTGACTTGGGCTTATACCAGTGGGACTTTGCCAGCTTCGATGTCCTCAG GGTTATCAAAACACAGGACCccgccagcctctctctgctcagCTTTGGCGAGGTGTTTGCCCTGCTTTTCGACAATAGCTTCTTGTATGTCATGGACCTCAGGACAGAAACTATCTCAGGCCGGTGGCCTCTGCCTGCCTACAGGAAGTCCAAACGAGGCTCCAGCTTCCTGGCGGGAGTGACTACTTGGTTAAATGGGCTGGATGGCATTAATGACTCTGGGCTCGTGTTTGCCACGAGTATGCCTGACCATAGCATTCACTTAGTTCTGTGGAAAGAAAATGGATAG